A segment of the Lycium ferocissimum isolate CSIRO_LF1 chromosome 10, AGI_CSIRO_Lferr_CH_V1, whole genome shotgun sequence genome:
TATATAACCCACACACCAAACTCATACACTCCTCCTTTCATTCTTAGCCActgtctctctctttctctagaaccttctctcaCTAAACCTCAGCCATGTCTTCCATGGACTCAACCACACCGGAAAACCCTCTCCTACGCCGCCGTAACTCCGTTATCCTCCCTACAAAACTCAACCTACAATCATCACCGTCAACCACCGCcacgtcatcatcatcatcatcatcatcaacgaATTCGGATTATGAGTTGTTTTCGATTAAGCCTGTATCGTATACTTCCTTAAGAGATCTAATGCCGCCGCTTTCAACCGTTAATTCACCTAGACCTAATAATGAATCCGCTGGTGGTTccgaaatctcgattaggaatCATTTGGTTAAGCAAGCTGCTTGGGCTTATTTACAGCCTATGTCTACTTCGCCGGATTCCGATGGACGGAATTTGTTCAGCCGGTTGTTTTACCGGTCACCGGTTAATAATCCGGTCGCTAGAGTTATTGAGTTTGTTGATCGGTTCATTTTTGGTCCGTTAACTAGAGCTGTTGATTGGTTGCTTCGTGCGGTTCGGATTCGGAGCTCCAGATAGCGACCCGACCCGTTCCGACATACAGAATATATGGTCATAAATGTAAAATGCCTGTTATTTTTCTCATGTtatcacaaaaaaaattaaaaacaaatggAGCAGGAAAaaagttcaataaaaaaaagttaaaaattttgagtgctttttttttttttttttgggtgttaCTTACAGGGtacaaatttctttttttggctcCACAAGAGGTGTTGATTGGCTGCTGCGTGCTATTTGGATCCGGAGCTCCAGATAACCGACCCGACCCGGTATATAGTGTATATTTCCATTTTGGAAGTGTTAAACTTCTAGTTTTTAAAATGTTTAATTAATAGGGTCAGAAATGTAAAAGAAAaggtggggaaaaaaaaaaattcaaaacaagtggagaaggaaaaatattatctataaaaaaaaaaattaaaatctgaatgctttttcttttttagtttatttacaaattacaatgcacaaatttcttattttttgctGACCTTTGACTAGTGGTGTTGATTGGTTACTTAAGTGCGTTTCGGATTAGGAGGTCACCGACTCGACCAGATATATAGAATTTATTCCGTTTTCGAATTGTCAACTTCtagtttttaaaatataaaagtagGGTCAGAAATGTACAACGCCTTTCGTTTTTCTCGTGTTactatattaaagaaaaaaggtGGAAAAAAAATGGTGCAGGAAAAAAGTTcaataaaaaaatgtatttaaaaATCTGAgtgtttttttcttcatttttggttatttacaaattacaatGTAAAACTCCTAAAAGGGTGGCTGAGTTGGTTCAGCGAGTGATTTTCAATAAGGGAGAAGATCAATTCGCGTCACTAACAATCTTCTCCAGTCTGAGCTCGTCTTGACCGGGCTTGCTAGTGCGGTTTACATCTTCTATATGCTATTTCATTAGGAGCAGGGTTTAGAGCGTACCCAAGAAGCAGAGGCAAATTCAGCATTTTAAGATAATGGGTTCACCATTGTATAGTGACATCAAATTGGCCAGCAAAACGTTTAAAGGCTACTTagaattcttttttaaaaaagaattaataatGTATTTAGTGGGTTCGATCTCGCAACTTTTAAGGGATTAAACCCAACACTTAATTAGTGCTCCATTTAATCTTAtttgaccatgtgttccttcagttaatattagctatatcataaaaattatatacataatatatcgaaTTTAATCGGGTGATTATGAATTCATGTGACCCATTGTCTCACTTTTTCTATATAAATTCGCCCCTGCCAGTAGCGGCCACAAGTTCCCAACTTTTTTAGTAAGTACACTATTGATTGGCTAACGGATACTTTAGATGGAGCGCCTATAGTGTCATAAATGTACAAcgcttttcatttttctcatgttatattaaagaaaaactgttaaaagaaaaactggaaaaaaaatgaaacaattcAAAAACAAATGGAGCAGGAAAaaagttcaataaaaaaaacatttcaaaaaaatctgagtgtttttcttccattttggttatttacaaattacaatGTACAAAATTCTTATACTATTTCTAGTAAACCAATTTGTTACTATTTCTAGTACTAGTAAACTATTGATTGACTAACTGATGCCCTTAGTTGGAGCGCCTATATTTGGACCGGCCATCTGAACCGGGTTCAAGATAGTCCGGGTCTAGGTAAAGATCCTCCGGGTGCACGTGAACCGTTTCCGGTTTAGAAGGATGAAAGATGGACCGCCGTGGCGATTGTGGTGGCTGCCGCCTATCGGATGGTGCCTTGTTCCTCCTGAATAACCCGAAGGAGGACGACGATGATGGTGGTGCTGGTGGGGCCGAAGGAGGTGGCGGTCTGCGGGAATGGTCAGTACCATTTCTTTGCTGCAAGAattgatcaaatatttaaaacattACGGATTTAtatataagagaaaatataataaataagcAGGTACGTGTTTAGATGGATGTACTAAAACCGGGAATAAATCTTATCTATTAAAATGAttggaatgtctttgaaaataattataaaaatataaatttgaaaatattttttttatataaaatgacAATGACAAAAATAGCAAAAAGATAATTACAAATTATGTTTTAGGAAGAGTTTTATTGGAGATTACGAAGATATATTAGGGCTAAATATAAGCTCTAGAATAGTAAGTTAGGAGTGACTAACTTATAACTCTTGATTGGTTTTgacttataagcacttttggttctTACTAAACAcctaaataaactaaaaagtttTTATAAGTTAGTCAACCGTCAccataaatcataatcacataaatattactccctcgATTTCAATTTAGGTGTTTTAGTTTGACTGGACACACATTTTAAGAAGGTAAAAAGATTTGCATATTGTAGCTTAAAATTAAGATGTTTGTGATATACCAGAATGTTATTTGAATCTTGCGGTATCAAACATGAAATGTTAGATGTTAAACTTAGatattactaaatataaaaagtgacattcttttttaaaagactaaaaagaaaaataaaatgtataaattAAAACATAGGGAGTATGATATATTTGACAATTCACTACAAATATGCCAAtcaaattgaaatagaggaagTAACGAGGAAATAACAAAATTGATGATAGTGATAGTGCGAAATAAAGTGGTTATTAAAGGAACGGTGATGAATGATTGGTCAATAATTTTTGTTGGTATTCATAGAATTGTATGATTGTTTGGTTGAGAATAAAGAATTATATGAACAACCTATGAAACTTGAAACGTGTAAGATTGTCTCATTattaacaagtttatttttctttcatttaatCCCTAAGGATGGTTCCTTATAATTTAATATGAAGATTCGTCCATAAATAAGCTATAAAATCTTGAACTATAGTCTTTGTATTTTACAATCAGCCTTTAAGTTTTGTTGTCTCATTTCATGTATCGTTttatttcacatttttaaaataaatatgcCAATCCGTGATCTACACGTTTGAACAGAACTTGTCACATTAAAAGTCGCATTCGAGCACCTCACCCATTTGAAGATCATGAATTACAACTTTAGAAGTGAGCAGTGTCAAATGGGCGAGTTAAATTAAGTTTGGGCAGGTCTGAAGTGGATTAGATAATAAATGAACTAATTATTAACTCGATTAAATATTATTTGCGCTAGAAAAGACTGGATCAAGATGAGTTGAGTTAAACCTTGGATTATTATCCAACCCATCCAACTTTacaaagttttaatttttttttcatttgtttgcTTATAATTAGTTTGTTAcctttattattaatataacacataaaataaaataacaattttAATAAAGTTTCAAATGGATCAATCCGGAATAAGTATTAGCCCCAATAAGTCAAACTCTTAGATGAGGTGAATTGAATGAATCAAgattgagttaataaatggATGGGTTAAACTTAGGTGCGTTACGCAGGTCAggtctttaaaaaaatttcaaacggGTCAATCTGGAATAAGcatggatttattttatttgtgcaATTTGAAATTTCGGGATTGGGCACAGTATGAACATTCCTAGGAATATGGATCTCAAGGACTAGTATAAAAGTCTCATTTTTCCATCACATAATAATGCCAAATTTGGTTATACCAATGAAGATGGTTTTTAGAATTCAAACGTCATAATAATAGGAAGATCAAATTTAGTGTGTAACGAATCTTGCTTATACCAATGTGATAAGAAGAATATATATCTTGTCTCAAGAAGCAAACTCGAAATGAGGGAAATCAAAAAGTATGGACCTAAGCTATAATCCACTTTGAAATGAAAATTCGAAAGGAAGTTGGACCGGCCCAATATTATTTCAAGGCCCAACAAGTAGACTTCTTGGAGTCCAATACAGAATTCATAGGCGAAATAAGCCTACGCGATCATATTTCGGTCCTATCTTTTAAAAATAGCCACTCTCCTAGAGTTTTCCTTATGTATATTGAAAATTCCAAGATAGtgactatttttcaattataggAACATAAAAGTGGTTATTTCTTAATGTTTCTCTAATTCATCCCAGCCTACCGTCTTACCCTTCGCTcaatttgttttcatttttttctattgGTTCAATTCTCGCCCTGGGGTGGAATCTTACATAAAACACTTATTCATACGCAGTGTTTATACCAAGCCAAGTATGTCAACCTTAAGAAATATAAATCAAGGCGACAATCCATATAAAGGtgtatacaaaagaaaaatGGCTTGTACATATTGGTTTGGTTTAAACACTAGCTGCAAGTACAGACTTTGAGACCTCTAATTACGTGTTGGTCGGTTACGTATACTTTCTTAATCCTTTATTTTCTCGAAATCTAGATTTTGGGTTAATTAAAACGGTCAAGGTAGAACTCTAGAAAAGCTTTCAAAAAGACTAATCTACATGCAAAACATTCACCAATCAAGAAAATATGATGATCAAGAATTTAAGTAGTTAAATGGAGGGAGATAATGTATGAGAAAAGTACCTCAGAGCTGAGCTGTGAACTTCTTCTAGATGGTGAAGCTACAAAATCAAGCAATTCAAAGAATTTTGCCTGTCCCAATTCAGTGCAATTTTGCCAGTAATAAATGGCCAAGTCAAATGCCCTTGCTCTGAACTCTAGAAAACCTCTGTCAATATCTGGTTCATGCTTTGATACATATGGTTTTAGTAATGTATCATATATGTATCCTGTTCCCTTTGTTTTTGGATACCATAAGTATATTATAAGTGCCAATTTTGCCTCATTGTACATTGGTAGCCTGAAATAACAGCATAAACAGAAGGTCAAATGCAAAATGCAGATCACAAGGTTTACGGTCTAGTGATACCGGTAAGAGTCTTTTGGGCATGTGAGTtcaattataatttatttttattttattttttttaaaaaagaatacaaATCGTAGTTTCATGCTATGATGTTAGGACTCTTCAAAACTGTCGACCGGTGTGTAACGGACCTTCCAAAAGTACTGCATTTTTGAAGGACCTAACACGGGTGCGGAAGACATCTTTGAAGAGTCTGAgtaacattaatttcatgtatCAGATGGAAGGCCAAGAAGATTATGCAAATTGCAGTCCATAAATGTGTGCAATCTAATGGTACCGGTGAGAGTTTTCTGACCAACAAGTGTGAGTTCGattataatttttcttaatagaATGCAAATCATTGTTTCATGCTATGTTGGTTGTTCGGATTCTTCAAAAATATCGTCGGGTATTGTATTTTTAGAGGATCCGATTCGAATGCGGCTACATTTTAGAGTCTTCAAAGAACATAGATTTCATATATCACATGGAAGGCCTAGAAGTTTATTGAGTTCATACCATGCCATG
Coding sequences within it:
- the LOC132035200 gene encoding uncharacterized protein LOC132035200, translating into MSSMDSTTPENPLLRRRNSVILPTKLNLQSSPSTTATSSSSSSSSTNSDYELFSIKPVSYTSLRDLMPPLSTVNSPRPNNESAGGSEISIRNHLVKQAAWAYLQPMSTSPDSDGRNLFSRLFYRSPVNNPVARVIEFVDRFIFGPLTRAVDWLLRAVRIRSSR
- the LOC132032833 gene encoding putative HVA22-like protein g gives rise to the protein MLGELLTSSLVLVLGYAYPAFECYRTIEKNKVSIEELRFWCQYWIIVALLRIFESIGDVCMAWLPMYNEAKLALIIYLWYPKTKGTGYIYDTLLKPYVSKHEPDIDRGFLEFRARAFDLAIYYWQNCTELGQAKFFELLDFVASPSRRSSQLSSEQRNGTDHSRRPPPPSAPPAPPSSSSSFGLFRRNKAPSDRRQPPQSPRRSIFHPSKPETVHVHPEDLYLDPDYLEPGSDGRSKYRRSN